One window of the Natrinema sp. CBA1119 genome contains the following:
- a CDS encoding glycosyltransferase yields MGKSLKFSVILPTYNGELYVEEAIRSILKQTHSNFELIIVDDASEDNTPDIIDKYCDLECIKIFKNDSNHGLATTTNKAVDKSTGDVLAFIDQDDRWHDNKLEKHKYYHNREDRMVVFSDYKTIDADGDTIKNESGPIPASTRSKLIQQFCEFGNIIGTMSCATVPKSAWDSIGGFDKDFVVSADIDLWIRLSNLYDFRKINENLTDRRIHDNNTINNYRQMYIDNVKISDKLSGHRYISGKNIDQFKYRITKRRAYNEFRDHNHLYSLYYCMMCYKYMWKPIPLAIILCVVLNIITFHYRFGDIIENKYRSLNYSYNTII; encoded by the coding sequence ATGGGCAAATCTCTAAAATTCTCAGTCATTCTGCCAACCTATAATGGGGAACTATATGTCGAAGAAGCTATCCGATCCATTCTAAAACAGACACATAGTAATTTTGAATTGATTATTGTGGATGATGCGAGTGAAGATAATACACCCGATATAATTGACAAATATTGTGATTTAGAGTGTATAAAGATATTTAAGAACGACTCAAACCATGGATTAGCAACGACAACAAACAAAGCAGTTGATAAATCTACGGGGGATGTTCTCGCGTTTATTGATCAGGATGATAGATGGCATGATAATAAGTTAGAAAAGCACAAATATTATCATAATCGTGAGGACAGGATGGTTGTTTTTTCTGATTATAAAACAATAGATGCCGATGGGGATACAATAAAAAATGAATCAGGTCCAATTCCAGCTAGTACCAGATCAAAGTTAATCCAACAATTTTGTGAATTTGGGAACATAATTGGTACGATGAGTTGTGCTACAGTACCGAAATCAGCTTGGGATTCAATAGGAGGATTTGATAAAGATTTTGTTGTATCAGCTGACATTGATTTGTGGATAAGACTTTCTAATTTATATGATTTCAGAAAGATCAATGAAAATCTCACCGATCGAAGGATCCATGATAACAATACCATAAATAACTACCGCCAGATGTATATAGACAATGTCAAAATATCTGATAAACTTAGTGGACATAGGTATATTAGTGGCAAAAATATTGATCAATTCAAATATCGAATAACAAAGAGAAGAGCGTATAACGAATTTCGTGATCATAACCACTTATATTCTTTATATTATTGCATGATGTGTTATAAGTATATGTGGAAACCGATCCCATTAGCAATAATTTTGTGTGTTGTTCTTA